CAGCCGTTGCCGGTCGGCCGCATCGACGAACACCGCATGGCACGGCGGCACCGATGCGGTCGCGCCGAGCTCGCGCAGCGAGAGATGGAAGCCGCGCAGCTCGCGCCGGTCCAGCGCCTGCATCGCCGCATCCGCGCTGTGCGGTCCGACGCACAGCGACAGCGCACCGCCGGGCGGCGGCATCATGGCCGGTGGCCACTCGACGAACAGCAGGATGTTGTAGACGATGGCGGCCTTCAGCTCGCCTTCGTCGACGCCCTGCGCGGCACAGGGCGCCACGACCAGGAGCGCCGCGAGCAGCGGCGCGGCCGCCGCCAGGTGTCGGAATCGAAGTCGGTGGCGGGCCATCGTCTTGCCCGCCTCAGAACATCAGCTCTAGCTTCAGCAGCACGCTGCGTCCGTCGTGCGGCGACACCGGCTGCAGCACCGAATCGCCGCCGGGGTCGCCGGCATGCCGGTCGAACACGTCGCGCAGACCCAGCGACAGCAGCGCGCGCTCGCGCCACAGCGGGCCGGCCAGCGTCAGATGGGTCACGCCGTAACCGGCGATGGCGCTGCGCCGGCCGATCAGCACCGTCTCGCTGCCGAGGGTCCACCCCGCGTGGAGCGGGACGATCACCACCACCTTGGCGAGATGGCGCGCCACGTCGCGGTCGAGGTCCTGGCCGGACAGGTCGTTCACCCGCTGCAAGGCGTAGTTGGCGCGCAGCTGCACGCCGCTGGTCCAGGCTTCTTCGGCCTCCA
The Piscinibacter sp. XHJ-5 DNA segment above includes these coding regions:
- a CDS encoding YfiR family protein; the protein is MARHRLRFRHLAAAAPLLAALLVVAPCAAQGVDEGELKAAIVYNILLFVEWPPAMMPPPGGALSLCVGPHSADAAMQALDRRELRGFHLSLRELGATASVPPCHAVFVDAADRQRLAAGVKAQRAAGALVLSDDPDAPAESTAIVLRRVGTRITFEVNLQPLRQAGIQLSSKLLRLAKTVRE